One region of Aminobacterium colombiense DSM 12261 genomic DNA includes:
- a CDS encoding CtsR family transcriptional regulator: protein MSSLTEVIEDYINKLFQEEMEEEAISLRRKDLAEFFGCVPSQINYVLRSRFTPERGYIVESQRGGHGYIRIVRICYDVPEEKISHIEDIVGNAVSEQDAKRLLAALQDRELLSARERLVIEVAMRFLDEVASSDFDVSPYKRNALQAEILKRMLRGLALA, encoded by the coding sequence ATGTCGAGCCTGACTGAGGTTATTGAAGATTATATTAATAAGCTTTTTCAAGAAGAAATGGAAGAAGAAGCTATTTCTTTACGACGTAAAGACCTTGCGGAATTCTTCGGTTGTGTCCCGAGTCAGATCAACTACGTTTTAAGAAGCCGTTTCACTCCTGAAAGAGGATATATAGTAGAAAGCCAGCGTGGGGGACATGGTTATATCCGCATAGTTCGTATCTGTTACGATGTGCCGGAAGAAAAGATAAGTCATATTGAAGATATAGTGGGTAATGCTGTAAGTGAACAGGATGCAAAACGTCTTTTAGCTGCCCTTCAGGACAGAGAGCTTCTTTCTGCGAGAGAACGTCTCGTGATAGAAGTGGCGATGAGGTTTTTAGATGAAGTGGCCAGCTCTGATTTCGATGTATCTCCTTACAAGCGAAATGCTTTGCAGGCCGAGATCTTAAAACGAATGCTTCGAGGTCTGGCCCTTGCATAA
- a CDS encoding mechanosensitive ion channel family protein: MDKLKMAFPFAHQIAIAIGIVIVWIIVNKVVSLTTSRGFDLLHKRLVKNGKNGSRPAALQRIETLKGITLNVVKWLIAVIFVLSLIGSFGVNITPILTGVGLAGLGISMAAQNIIRDFLNGIFVVLEDHYGVGDWINTSMGGGTVEKLTLRTTHLRDIDGNLIIIPNGSINGVTNYTKNWSRAAIKIRVPFDSDVRKAMKIMEETAHTLQRENSSLFIGSPTVQGILDFLDSSMVLRTLFDTTPGDQWALSREYRLRVKEAFDEANIPMAIPQTEVRLHSLEPKKIP; encoded by the coding sequence ATGGATAAGTTAAAAATGGCATTCCCCTTCGCTCATCAAATCGCCATTGCCATTGGGATTGTTATTGTCTGGATTATTGTAAATAAAGTAGTTTCTTTGACAACCTCACGTGGTTTTGACCTGCTCCATAAGCGGCTGGTGAAAAACGGAAAAAACGGAAGCAGGCCAGCGGCGCTACAGCGGATCGAAACACTGAAAGGAATAACTCTAAATGTGGTGAAGTGGCTTATTGCCGTTATTTTTGTGTTGAGTCTCATTGGCAGTTTTGGTGTCAACATAACTCCGATCTTGACCGGTGTCGGCTTGGCGGGCTTGGGAATATCCATGGCTGCACAGAATATTATTCGTGATTTCTTAAATGGTATTTTTGTTGTTTTAGAAGACCATTACGGAGTGGGAGATTGGATAAATACATCTATGGGAGGTGGGACAGTAGAAAAACTGACTCTTCGCACCACCCATTTACGCGATATTGATGGAAATCTCATTATTATTCCTAATGGAAGCATCAATGGCGTTACAAATTATACTAAAAACTGGTCTCGCGCCGCGATCAAGATCCGAGTTCCTTTCGATTCAGATGTACGGAAAGCAATGAAAATAATGGAAGAGACAGCACATACACTTCAGCGGGAAAACTCCTCTCTTTTTATAGGCTCTCCCACAGTTCAGGGTATTCTTGATTTTCTTGACAGCTCCATGGTTTTGAGAACACTTTTTGATACGACACCAGGAGATCAGTGGGCATTATCCAGGGAATATCGCCTGAGGGTGAAAGAGGCTTTTGATGAGGCAAATATCCCTATGGCCATACCACAAACAGAAGTAAGGCTTCATTCTCTGGAGCCAAAGAAAATTCCGTAA
- the speD gene encoding adenosylmethionine decarboxylase produces the protein MSPKGYHFIVEASGCGGVIGQVERLQEILVEAAKRANTQVWSVSFHRFPPYGVSGVVVISESHLSVHTWPEAQYMALDIYTCGEHSMPEVAVKYVLEQVGAAHTHITEITRGIDDGDEIYYHSFITWEERLKEEVE, from the coding sequence ATGTCACCGAAGGGTTACCACTTTATTGTTGAGGCTTCAGGGTGTGGGGGCGTTATCGGACAAGTTGAACGTTTGCAGGAAATCCTAGTGGAAGCAGCGAAGAGAGCGAATACCCAAGTCTGGTCCGTGTCCTTTCATCGATTCCCTCCCTATGGAGTGAGCGGCGTTGTGGTTATCAGCGAATCGCATCTATCTGTTCATACGTGGCCTGAAGCACAATATATGGCTCTTGACATATATACTTGTGGTGAGCACAGCATGCCTGAGGTTGCTGTGAAATATGTGCTTGAACAGGTTGGTGCCGCCCATACCCATATAACAGAAATTACCCGTGGTATTGATGATGGCGACGAAATTTATTACCACTCGTTTATTACCTGGGAAGAGAGGCTGAAAGAAGAAGTAGAGTAG
- a CDS encoding acetate--CoA ligase family protein, whose amino-acid sequence MSEAKFDRLFNPRSIALIGEGLAWSGAAARAEKTLQESSFNGPVIEIKNEEATFQQVDLAILDVATCRLPYWLGRCGEENIPYAMLLASEQSGVWSQKDKETVSRILSKSALRIIGPDSMGFINLKDKIVISPFQGCFSKDQYEKVALISQSGDLGFAVASAARLAGTGFRYVITTGGTSDIDLAEVGTWILNDPCVKLMLFCLEGLRDGVAFLRMAREANLRGVRLGVLKAGQNVSSRQAISSHVSAGAGNAAIWSAAFKQFGILPLRDTDEIIDLACVYNSFLPPAGRKTIIVSPSRGAGIAFSDNCFEEGLKVPSVPEDLQRELKKSLPSDVYVNNPIDLASLGMEGAEYVTYLLRRLMNSPNLDIIAAVLTESRGEEVRNIMAALLDVVRDRKHPVVCCSMGGIEEEEVREMLKEEGIPFFTSPRRCARALAGLSVGIPSLEASMPVSCEECAVAEEKEGLPDLPQSMTEYDAKRLLAFHNIDITKEYLCHSLEEAIETAETIGYPVALKVMSPNIVHKSEARIIALNLRGEEELRNAYGRTLEKARLANPAADIRGVLVQEMLEDGIECTVAIKRDTVFGAVLSVGLGGIYASAVRDFVMRVAPVDEESAMAMIRELKGYSLLRGVWGRPGYDVAAFAKMVASLSRLACTETRLVQLEINPVFVKKKGAVVVDAFVLRR is encoded by the coding sequence ATGTCTGAGGCAAAATTTGACAGATTGTTTAATCCCCGCTCCATTGCGTTAATAGGAGAGGGGCTTGCATGGAGCGGAGCGGCTGCAAGAGCTGAGAAGACCCTTCAGGAGTCTTCTTTTAATGGCCCCGTTATTGAGATTAAAAATGAAGAAGCCACTTTTCAACAGGTGGATTTAGCCATTTTAGACGTGGCGACATGTCGTTTGCCTTACTGGCTTGGCAGATGCGGAGAAGAAAATATTCCTTATGCCATGCTCCTTGCATCGGAACAAAGTGGAGTGTGGAGTCAAAAAGATAAAGAGACAGTCAGTCGAATACTTTCGAAAAGCGCATTACGCATTATAGGTCCGGATTCCATGGGATTTATCAATTTAAAAGATAAGATTGTTATTTCTCCTTTTCAAGGGTGCTTCAGCAAAGATCAATACGAGAAAGTAGCGCTTATTTCGCAAAGTGGGGATTTGGGCTTTGCTGTTGCTTCTGCTGCTCGATTAGCAGGGACAGGCTTTCGATATGTGATAACAACAGGTGGGACATCAGATATAGATTTGGCTGAGGTTGGAACATGGATTCTAAATGATCCTTGTGTAAAGTTAATGCTTTTCTGTCTGGAGGGATTGCGTGACGGAGTAGCTTTTTTAAGAATGGCTCGTGAAGCCAATCTGAGGGGAGTACGCCTTGGAGTTCTTAAAGCCGGGCAGAATGTTTCATCTCGCCAGGCTATTTCAAGTCATGTATCGGCTGGTGCAGGGAATGCGGCAATTTGGAGTGCTGCATTTAAGCAGTTTGGAATTCTTCCCCTGCGTGACACAGATGAAATAATAGACCTGGCCTGTGTCTATAATTCCTTCCTCCCCCCTGCTGGGCGAAAAACTATCATTGTTTCTCCTTCCCGAGGAGCAGGCATTGCCTTTTCTGATAATTGTTTTGAAGAGGGGCTGAAGGTGCCATCAGTTCCCGAAGATCTTCAAAGAGAGCTGAAAAAAAGCCTCCCTTCTGATGTTTATGTAAATAACCCTATCGATTTGGCTTCCCTTGGAATGGAGGGGGCAGAATATGTAACCTACCTGCTCCGACGTCTGATGAACTCTCCCAATTTGGACATAATAGCTGCTGTTTTAACAGAAAGCCGGGGAGAAGAAGTGCGAAATATTATGGCAGCGTTGCTTGATGTGGTCAGGGATAGAAAGCACCCGGTGGTGTGTTGTTCTATGGGAGGCATAGAGGAAGAAGAAGTGAGGGAAATGTTAAAGGAAGAAGGTATTCCCTTTTTTACCAGCCCAAGACGATGTGCTCGAGCCTTAGCGGGCTTGAGTGTCGGCATCCCTTCTCTTGAAGCATCAATGCCTGTAAGTTGTGAGGAGTGTGCTGTGGCGGAAGAGAAAGAAGGACTCCCTGACCTCCCCCAAAGCATGACAGAATATGATGCGAAACGACTTCTTGCTTTTCACAATATAGATATTACCAAAGAATATTTGTGCCACTCATTGGAAGAAGCTATTGAAACAGCAGAAACTATTGGCTATCCAGTTGCCCTCAAGGTGATGTCTCCGAATATCGTCCATAAAAGTGAAGCCCGAATAATAGCATTAAATTTGAGAGGGGAAGAGGAACTTAGAAATGCCTATGGCCGCACCTTGGAAAAAGCCAGACTGGCTAACCCAGCAGCGGATATCAGGGGGGTACTTGTTCAGGAGATGCTCGAGGACGGTATAGAGTGTACTGTTGCGATCAAACGGGATACTGTCTTTGGAGCGGTACTATCTGTTGGCCTCGGAGGTATATACGCGAGTGCCGTTCGGGATTTTGTCATGAGAGTTGCTCCTGTGGACGAAGAAAGTGCTATGGCGATGATTAGAGAATTGAAGGGATACTCTCTTTTACGCGGGGTTTGGGGGCGCCCTGGTTATGATGTGGCGGCATTTGCTAAAATGGTGGCCAGCCTTTCAAGATTGGCGTGTACTGAAACTAGGCTTGTTCAATTGGAAATAAACCCTGTTTTTGTAAAGAAAAAGGGTGCTGTTGTTGTGGATGCATTTGTTCTAAGGAGGTAA
- a CDS encoding SDH family Clp fold serine proteinase — protein MGSSNSWFLLFIFFFIYPQLRQQILHWRRITALRACEKRRKTRIITLIHRQESVGFFGMFSRNFINIEDSEEVLRAIRLTSEGTPIDLIIHTPGGLLLAAEQIAYALKKHPAKVTVVVPHYAMSGGTLIALAADEILMDKHAVLGPVDPQIGQYPAASILRAVEEKPVSEVEDTTLILADVSRKAVKQTRSFVFNLLKDRMGDEKATELALVLTEGRWTHDYPITAEEAQALGLPVNTDLSSQVCNIMKLYPQSGIGRPSVQYVPIPYPSAPD, from the coding sequence ATGGGAAGTTCTAATTCGTGGTTTTTATTGTTCATCTTCTTTTTTATTTACCCCCAATTGAGGCAGCAGATCTTACATTGGCGAAGAATTACCGCGCTAAGGGCCTGCGAAAAACGCAGAAAGACGAGGATCATAACCCTTATCCATCGTCAGGAGAGCGTTGGTTTTTTTGGGATGTTCTCACGCAACTTCATCAACATTGAAGATTCTGAGGAAGTATTGAGGGCCATTCGCCTTACCTCTGAAGGAACCCCTATCGATCTTATTATACACACCCCGGGGGGATTGCTCCTCGCTGCGGAGCAGATAGCTTATGCATTGAAGAAGCATCCAGCAAAGGTTACAGTGGTTGTTCCCCATTACGCTATGTCTGGCGGCACTCTCATAGCCCTTGCCGCAGACGAAATTCTTATGGATAAACATGCAGTGCTTGGCCCTGTAGATCCGCAGATAGGGCAATATCCGGCAGCCTCTATTCTCAGAGCCGTAGAAGAGAAACCTGTATCAGAGGTGGAGGATACGACTCTCATCCTTGCTGACGTGAGCCGGAAGGCTGTAAAGCAGACCCGCTCTTTTGTGTTCAATCTGTTAAAAGACCGAATGGGTGATGAAAAAGCAACAGAATTGGCTTTAGTGCTGACCGAAGGCCGATGGACCCATGATTATCCGATTACGGCAGAGGAAGCCCAAGCCCTCGGCTTGCCCGTGAATACAGATCTATCTTCTCAAGTTTGCAATATTATGAAACTCTATCCTCAGTCGGGGATAGGAAGGCCATCTGTACAGTATGTTCCTATTCCTTATCCGTCAGCCCCAGATTAA
- the plsY gene encoding glycerol-3-phosphate 1-O-acyltransferase PlsY, with protein sequence MTNWMWILIAYLAGSFPTGYVFVKLFCGEDIRTFGSGNIGATNVGRRMGKKWAIIVTIIDMIKGGMVLVLARSMKVEGSSLLALMAFASVCGHNFPIWLKGKGGKGVATTFGVVFFMIPPYSSYAALAAGIIWYGTLKISRYVSVASIASLFSLPLIFITLKMDSSHVLAVLSMAFLALVRHKENIKRIRSGEENQVGKK encoded by the coding sequence ATGACAAACTGGATGTGGATTCTAATTGCATATTTAGCAGGATCTTTCCCCACAGGATATGTCTTTGTTAAATTATTTTGTGGTGAAGATATCCGCACATTTGGTTCTGGGAACATAGGCGCCACTAATGTTGGACGTCGGATGGGGAAAAAATGGGCAATTATCGTGACGATTATAGATATGATTAAAGGCGGAATGGTGCTTGTTTTAGCAAGATCTATGAAAGTGGAAGGCTCCTCGCTTCTCGCTCTAATGGCATTTGCTAGTGTATGCGGGCATAATTTCCCCATATGGCTTAAAGGCAAAGGCGGCAAGGGTGTGGCGACGACCTTTGGTGTGGTTTTCTTTATGATACCTCCCTATAGCTCCTATGCTGCTTTGGCAGCTGGCATAATATGGTATGGAACCTTGAAAATTTCAAGGTATGTGTCTGTGGCTTCAATAGCATCTCTTTTCAGCCTTCCCCTTATTTTCATAACCCTTAAAATGGATTCTTCTCATGTTTTGGCAGTTCTCTCCATGGCTTTTCTGGCTCTTGTCCGCCACAAAGAGAACATAAAACGTATACGCAGCGGAGAAGAGAACCAAGTAGGCAAAAAATAA
- a CDS encoding ATP-dependent Clp protease ATP-binding subunit, protein MWQFFTERGKKVVQLAHREALRMGHDVIGTEHILLGLLVEGEGVAAQVLNSLGVNFQEVRRQTEELVGKGQPILKPIDLPLSPRAKRVLDLAIKEARNMGVNYVGTEHVLLGLLAEGEGVAAQILLSSGVDTVIVQREISRFIANNEADRGVQPDLSGEGQRSLHSKTPTLDQLGIDLSEKSRKDELDPVIGRDKEIQRVIQILARRTKNNPVLLGDPGVGKTAIVEGLAQKIQDGNIAEILRGKKIVQLNIGNLVAGTKYRGEFEERMRKLLKELRETGDVIIFIDEIHSIIGAGGAEGAVDAANILKPSLSRGEFQVIGATTLDEYRKYIEKDAALERRFQPVMVEEPSVDDTISILEGLRDRYESHHRVKISDDALVAAARLSSRYITERFLPDKAIDLIDEAAARARLKTMEIPANLKDIEHDLEEVRKEKEAAVTSQEFEKAARLRDTERKISEELEEKKKDWQSRRYQEKPLVSFDDIATIVSEWTNIPVTQLTEEETQRLLRMEEEIHCRLIGQEEAVSAVARAIRRARSGMKDPRRPVGSFLFLGPTGVGKTELARRLADFLFGSEDAMIRLDMSEFMERHEVGKLIGAPPGYVGYDEGGKLTEAIRRRPYSVVLFDEIEKAHEDVFNILLQILEDGRLTDGQGHTVDFRNAVIIMTSNIGAKDWVKGTSLGFSISGEADGYFDWDKTKSDILDAVQKTFRPEFINRVDEMVVFRPLSKKEMLVIVDIMLSDVRERLRYQDIDIKVSEEAKAFILEKGYNPRYGARPLRRKIQQLIEDRMADMLLEGKIKKGSLVSIDEDKGEMTFECTKPQKRKKEKKAAV, encoded by the coding sequence ATGTGGCAGTTTTTTACGGAACGGGGCAAAAAAGTAGTTCAGCTTGCCCATAGAGAGGCTCTTCGGATGGGGCACGACGTAATCGGAACAGAGCATATCCTTCTTGGCCTTCTCGTAGAAGGAGAGGGTGTCGCTGCTCAGGTTCTCAATTCACTTGGCGTGAACTTTCAGGAAGTCCGTCGGCAAACAGAAGAACTCGTAGGAAAGGGACAGCCTATATTAAAGCCTATTGATCTTCCGTTGAGCCCACGAGCAAAACGAGTGCTTGATCTTGCCATTAAAGAAGCTCGGAATATGGGAGTTAACTATGTAGGCACAGAGCATGTGCTTCTCGGTCTCTTGGCCGAAGGGGAAGGTGTGGCAGCTCAGATCCTTCTGTCTTCAGGTGTAGATACTGTTATTGTTCAGCGGGAAATAAGCCGTTTCATAGCAAATAACGAAGCAGATAGGGGGGTACAGCCAGATCTATCCGGCGAAGGGCAAAGGAGCCTGCACTCCAAGACCCCTACTCTCGATCAGCTAGGTATAGATCTTTCAGAAAAGAGTCGAAAAGACGAACTTGACCCCGTTATAGGCCGAGACAAAGAAATTCAGCGAGTGATACAAATTCTTGCCAGACGAACCAAAAACAACCCGGTCCTTCTTGGGGATCCTGGAGTAGGGAAAACTGCAATAGTGGAAGGACTGGCACAGAAGATTCAAGATGGTAATATTGCTGAAATTTTGAGAGGGAAAAAAATAGTTCAGCTGAACATAGGAAATCTCGTAGCCGGAACAAAATACCGCGGCGAATTCGAAGAGAGGATGAGAAAGCTCTTAAAAGAACTTCGAGAAACAGGGGATGTTATCATCTTTATCGATGAGATTCACTCCATAATCGGTGCCGGTGGCGCAGAGGGAGCTGTGGATGCTGCCAATATACTCAAGCCAAGTTTATCGCGAGGTGAGTTTCAGGTCATTGGCGCTACTACATTAGATGAATATCGTAAATATATAGAAAAAGACGCAGCCCTTGAACGGCGCTTTCAGCCAGTAATGGTTGAGGAACCCTCGGTAGACGATACGATTAGCATACTTGAGGGACTCAGAGATCGATATGAGTCCCATCACAGGGTAAAGATATCAGACGATGCCCTTGTCGCTGCCGCTCGCCTTTCATCAAGATATATTACAGAGCGTTTTCTTCCCGATAAGGCGATTGACCTGATCGATGAAGCAGCTGCCCGAGCTCGCTTGAAAACCATGGAGATTCCCGCAAATCTTAAAGATATAGAACATGATCTTGAAGAGGTTCGAAAAGAAAAAGAGGCTGCCGTAACCTCTCAGGAATTTGAAAAAGCTGCTCGTTTACGAGATACTGAACGGAAGATATCGGAGGAACTCGAAGAGAAGAAAAAAGATTGGCAGTCCAGGCGATATCAAGAGAAACCTCTCGTTTCTTTTGATGATATTGCCACTATAGTGAGCGAGTGGACGAATATTCCAGTAACTCAGTTGACAGAAGAAGAAACCCAGCGACTGCTTAGGATGGAGGAAGAGATACATTGCCGGCTTATTGGCCAGGAAGAGGCGGTTAGTGCCGTTGCCAGAGCTATACGTAGAGCGAGGAGCGGCATGAAAGACCCCCGTCGTCCCGTGGGCAGTTTTCTTTTCTTAGGACCCACAGGCGTCGGTAAAACTGAGTTAGCCAGAAGATTGGCAGATTTTCTCTTTGGCAGCGAAGACGCCATGATCCGTCTTGACATGAGCGAGTTTATGGAACGCCATGAAGTAGGAAAACTGATAGGGGCCCCTCCTGGGTATGTGGGGTACGATGAAGGTGGAAAGCTTACGGAGGCCATTCGTCGACGTCCTTATTCAGTAGTGTTGTTTGATGAAATAGAAAAGGCCCATGAGGACGTTTTCAATATCTTGCTTCAAATTCTGGAAGATGGTCGGCTTACAGATGGTCAGGGTCATACAGTTGACTTCAGGAATGCTGTTATTATTATGACCAGCAATATTGGGGCCAAAGATTGGGTCAAAGGGACATCCCTTGGATTCTCAATATCAGGAGAAGCGGATGGTTATTTCGATTGGGATAAAACTAAATCTGATATTTTGGATGCGGTGCAAAAAACATTTCGCCCTGAATTTATTAATCGAGTAGATGAGATGGTGGTTTTCAGGCCTCTGAGCAAAAAGGAAATGCTTGTTATCGTTGATATCATGTTATCCGACGTAAGGGAACGGTTGCGTTATCAAGATATAGATATTAAGGTTAGCGAAGAGGCAAAAGCGTTTATTCTCGAAAAGGGTTATAACCCAAGATATGGTGCCAGACCCTTGCGGCGAAAAATTCAGCAGCTTATAGAAGACCGGATGGCAGACATGCTGCTTGAAGGCAAGATCAAGAAGGGAAGTCTCGTCTCTATTGATGAGGACAAAGGTGAAATGACTTTTGAGTGTACAAAACCTCAAAAAAGGAAAAAAGAAAAGAAGGCGGCGGTTTAG
- a CDS encoding phosphodiester glycosidase family protein, giving the protein MARKKTTTALWCISSIIFLLIFQAIPAEAISRGIMAEAIIESLAIPRWTGEEHFSDVPENHPAFPAVETARAYGIIFPGERFHPDLEATRMEALLFAFKAMGWSHEARLINFLVPKNNPQIPEYMIPYLTLGKACTPCAPEVFLSDPLENLNPQDLQELKDWLIQCRRSISWDQTFHGEYASLRVCREKIGTPPSSWAIFIKEFQDKENALSLQKNLSEQGLSAFMANTECAYAVYVGPYTNYVKAWEVLARIPADLAGQVVPYSEQGGNALFWAAIQIKDEQSPFIVTAHSLGKYILPLSQMNKELKAEGAINGGFFTKGKPIGTLLINGIPLFPSYERRSAVGWTAKGKALFGSGEFRAVLRKNDRIAPIGSLNTFPSQNGLALFSPEAGALPRPLQSDAEAFLLQQGAVKKLNRGDKARRIVPEGHVLLAARGYGIQIVNSLLEHGNPLSIEVQWRDSAMREAIFALQGGPMLLLDGQLQTKNEGFSKGFRERRHPRTLVGTDGKALWWIVVDGRDPWHSNGVTLMEASQLAHNLGLSTVLNLDGGGSSQLLWKGEIVNAIPGGKERPLPYGIFFGSRE; this is encoded by the coding sequence ATGGCACGTAAAAAGACAACAACAGCCTTATGGTGTATCTCCTCTATCATATTCCTATTGATATTTCAGGCTATTCCCGCTGAAGCCATAAGCAGGGGAATAATGGCCGAAGCAATCATCGAATCTCTGGCTATCCCAAGATGGACAGGAGAAGAACATTTCTCAGATGTGCCAGAAAACCACCCTGCATTCCCAGCTGTAGAAACAGCACGGGCATATGGCATTATCTTCCCAGGAGAACGATTCCATCCAGATCTAGAAGCGACTCGCATGGAAGCATTGCTTTTCGCCTTCAAAGCCATGGGTTGGTCTCACGAGGCAAGACTCATTAACTTTCTTGTCCCTAAGAATAATCCGCAGATACCTGAGTATATGATCCCATACCTAACTTTGGGAAAAGCATGTACTCCTTGTGCTCCTGAAGTTTTTCTATCTGATCCCCTGGAAAATCTAAACCCCCAGGATCTTCAAGAGCTAAAAGACTGGCTTATACAATGTCGACGTTCTATTAGTTGGGATCAGACTTTTCATGGAGAATACGCTTCCCTACGGGTCTGCCGTGAGAAAATTGGCACTCCGCCAAGTTCCTGGGCTATATTCATAAAGGAGTTCCAGGATAAAGAAAATGCCCTGTCCCTCCAAAAGAATTTATCAGAACAGGGTTTGTCGGCTTTTATGGCAAATACTGAATGTGCTTATGCTGTTTATGTTGGACCATACACAAATTATGTTAAAGCATGGGAAGTTCTCGCTAGAATACCCGCTGATCTGGCTGGACAAGTTGTTCCCTATAGCGAACAGGGAGGCAACGCGCTCTTCTGGGCTGCCATACAGATAAAGGACGAGCAATCTCCTTTTATTGTTACCGCCCATTCTTTAGGAAAATATATTCTCCCCCTAAGTCAAATGAATAAAGAGTTAAAAGCTGAAGGAGCTATAAATGGAGGTTTTTTTACAAAAGGGAAACCAATAGGAACGCTATTAATCAATGGCATTCCCCTCTTTCCTTCATATGAAAGGCGTTCCGCTGTGGGCTGGACTGCCAAGGGTAAAGCTCTCTTCGGAAGTGGCGAGTTTCGAGCCGTACTACGAAAAAATGACCGTATTGCGCCTATCGGCTCTTTAAACACTTTTCCGTCACAAAACGGTTTGGCTCTTTTCTCCCCGGAAGCTGGCGCCCTTCCCCGTCCTTTGCAATCTGACGCCGAGGCATTCTTACTTCAGCAAGGGGCCGTGAAAAAATTAAATCGAGGGGACAAAGCTCGGCGAATCGTGCCGGAAGGACATGTTCTTCTTGCTGCAAGGGGATATGGCATACAGATAGTTAATTCTCTGCTGGAACATGGGAATCCCCTCTCAATAGAAGTACAATGGAGAGATTCAGCAATGCGGGAAGCCATATTTGCCCTGCAGGGCGGCCCTATGCTTTTATTGGATGGACAACTTCAAACTAAAAATGAAGGGTTTTCAAAAGGTTTCCGAGAACGTAGACATCCTCGAACCCTTGTTGGCACTGATGGGAAGGCGCTCTGGTGGATTGTAGTAGATGGCCGAGACCCCTGGCACAGCAATGGAGTTACCCTTATGGAGGCAAGCCAGCTTGCACATAACCTAGGTCTCTCGACAGTACTAAATCTTGATGGTGGCGGTTCCTCCCAACTCCTGTGGAAAGGAGAAATCGTCAATGCCATTCCTGGAGGGAAGGAACGCCCTCTCCCTTACGGAATTTTCTTTGGCTCCAGAGAATGA